In Aequorivita sp. H23M31, a single window of DNA contains:
- a CDS encoding ferredoxin — protein MVVVTLQRNKCIGCNYCVEVAPEHFRMSKKDGKSVLLHSEEKRGFFTLRLADNSQFDVCEQAAKACPVKIISTKLI, from the coding sequence ATGGTGGTAGTTACCCTTCAGAGAAATAAATGTATTGGGTGTAATTATTGTGTGGAGGTTGCGCCCGAACATTTTAGAATGTCAAAAAAAGACGGCAAAAGTGTATTGCTACATTCCGAAGAGAAACGTGGGTTCTTCACACTTAGACTTGCGGACAATTCGCAGTTTGATGTATGTGAGCAGGCAGCTAAGGCCTGTCCGGTGAAGATTATCTCGACGAAATTGATTTAA
- a CDS encoding DMT family transporter encodes MTKPRIALVIGIICISIFPILVKLKLAPPIVSAFYRMAIAAAMLIPFALISGKYRIPSLKMFWLTVICGGLFALDVTVWNIAIQESTATQATLLTNLSPVWVGIGAFFFLRNKPTFNFWIGTVVAIFGMITLVGFHFFLNLDFNLAFIFAILSGVFYAIYMLVSKYVLYEVEVVPFITLSTTTSAIFLAILSYSFNEPFIGYSNAGWLVFLVQGIVCQLMAWLLLGYATKHMKATRVSVSLLGQAVLTTLLAWMFIGEEVTLQMLFGGVILLFGIWITFYEKQIFGSKKVETVNISKESERNI; translated from the coding sequence ATGACAAAGCCCAGAATCGCACTTGTCATTGGAATTATCTGTATTTCCATTTTTCCTATTTTAGTGAAGCTGAAGCTTGCGCCACCAATAGTTTCTGCCTTTTACCGAATGGCGATTGCTGCCGCGATGCTAATTCCTTTTGCCCTTATTTCTGGGAAGTATAGAATTCCCTCTTTGAAAATGTTTTGGCTCACCGTCATTTGTGGAGGTCTTTTCGCTTTGGATGTTACAGTTTGGAATATTGCTATTCAGGAATCTACGGCCACACAAGCCACCCTCCTGACCAATTTATCACCCGTCTGGGTGGGAATTGGGGCATTTTTTTTCTTGCGAAATAAGCCTACCTTCAATTTCTGGATAGGAACTGTAGTTGCCATTTTTGGAATGATAACTTTGGTAGGATTCCATTTCTTTCTAAATCTCGATTTTAATCTTGCATTCATATTTGCAATACTTTCTGGAGTGTTTTATGCCATTTATATGTTGGTAAGCAAATATGTGCTTTATGAAGTGGAAGTAGTTCCGTTTATAACCTTGAGCACAACGACTTCCGCCATCTTTTTGGCTATTTTGAGCTATTCCTTTAATGAACCCTTTATAGGTTATAGCAACGCGGGATGGTTAGTTTTTCTAGTACAAGGAATCGTCTGTCAATTGATGGCTTGGTTGCTTTTAGGATATGCTACTAAACATATGAAAGCAACCAGAGTTTCGGTGAGCCTATTGGGACAAGCAGTATTGACCACACTGCTGGCCTGGATGTTTATTGGGGAAGAAGTTACCCTTCAAATGCTTTTTGGTGGCGTTATTCTTCTCTTCGGAATATGGATTACCTTTTACGAAAAGCAGATTTTTGGGTCTAAAAAAGTAGAAACGGTTAATATTTCAAAAGAGTCGGAAAGAAACATCTAA
- a CDS encoding ligase-associated DNA damage response DEXH box helicase codes for MKNKTQISLATSWFQSKNWKPFPFQIKTWKAFLDGKHGLLNAPTGSGKTYALWIPIVLQYIKDNPNYKTKHTKGLKAIWITPLRALSVEIQQAAQRFADDLGTGLTVGIRSGDTSQSERAKQKRQMPDLLITTPESLMLLLASKGYDKTFKNLTAIVVDEWHELLGSKRGVQMELGLSRLKTISPKMRIWGISATIGNLEEAQDVLLGMNSEFRKNSILIKAKQKKKIEVRSIIPKTMETFPWRGHLGLHLLEEIIPIIKASKTTLIFTNTRGQCEIWFQKILSAHPEFAGEIAMHHGSIAKDTRLWVEQAIRNESLKAVVATSSLDLGVDFAPVETVIQIGGPKGVAKFLQRAGRSNHRPGEPSVIYFLPTHALELLEASALKRAVKEEVVEDRIPYILSFDVLIQYLVTLAVGNGFYPKDIYPEIKSTFCFQEITDEQWKWCLNFITLGSQSLQAYDEYKKVEVMDDGLFKVESRQIAMMHRLSIGTIVSDSMLMVKYVTGGFIGTIEEWFLSKLKPGDSFVFAGRTLELVRLRQMVAQVRKSTRKSGKVASFLGGRLPLSSQMSQILREEMQSEADHKRNTPELKALAHIFDRQERESIVPGENEFLIETFKTRDGYHSLFYPFEGRFVHEAMSSLLAYRISLLSPISFSLAYNDYGFELLSDQYLNIQTILDNDLFSPEYLYDDLYKSLNSTELARRKFRDIAVISGMVFQGYPNKVIKTKHLQSNSQLLFDVFRDYEADNLLYLQAYRETFEHQLEEGRLRKALERINSQKIIWRQCEKATPFSFPIITDGLRAKLSSEKLADRIKKMTLKLEKE; via the coding sequence TTGAAAAACAAAACCCAAATCTCCCTCGCCACTTCCTGGTTCCAATCCAAAAACTGGAAACCCTTCCCTTTCCAAATAAAAACCTGGAAGGCATTTCTCGATGGGAAGCACGGACTCCTCAATGCTCCTACAGGAAGTGGGAAAACCTATGCGCTGTGGATTCCCATCGTTCTTCAATATATAAAGGACAATCCCAACTATAAAACAAAACATACCAAAGGACTTAAAGCTATTTGGATAACTCCCCTTCGGGCACTTTCCGTTGAAATCCAACAAGCTGCACAGCGATTTGCCGATGATCTGGGGACAGGATTAACGGTAGGAATTCGTTCCGGGGATACTTCACAAAGTGAGCGAGCAAAACAAAAGCGGCAGATGCCCGATTTGCTAATTACCACTCCTGAAAGTTTGATGCTTTTATTGGCAAGTAAAGGATACGATAAAACATTTAAAAATCTTACCGCCATTGTAGTTGACGAATGGCACGAACTTTTGGGAAGCAAACGCGGGGTGCAGATGGAACTAGGATTGTCGCGATTGAAAACCATTTCCCCAAAAATGCGGATTTGGGGAATTTCCGCAACTATTGGGAATTTGGAAGAAGCCCAAGATGTCCTTTTAGGAATGAATTCAGAATTCAGAAAAAACTCCATTCTTATAAAGGCAAAGCAAAAGAAGAAAATCGAAGTCAGATCCATCATACCCAAAACAATGGAAACGTTTCCATGGAGAGGACATTTAGGACTTCATCTTTTGGAAGAAATCATCCCCATCATAAAGGCCAGCAAAACCACTTTGATATTTACCAATACAAGAGGTCAATGTGAAATTTGGTTTCAAAAAATATTAAGTGCGCATCCCGAATTTGCCGGTGAAATAGCGATGCACCACGGAAGTATTGCCAAGGATACAAGATTGTGGGTAGAACAGGCTATTCGGAATGAATCTTTAAAAGCGGTTGTGGCAACATCAAGCTTGGATCTGGGAGTGGATTTCGCGCCGGTAGAAACGGTTATACAAATTGGCGGTCCAAAAGGGGTAGCTAAATTTCTACAGCGTGCTGGCCGAAGTAACCATAGACCGGGAGAACCTTCAGTTATCTATTTCCTGCCCACCCACGCTTTGGAATTATTGGAAGCCTCAGCATTAAAAAGAGCGGTAAAGGAAGAAGTAGTGGAAGACCGAATACCTTACATTTTAAGTTTCGATGTTTTGATTCAGTATTTGGTCACCTTGGCAGTTGGCAACGGATTTTATCCAAAAGATATCTATCCCGAGATAAAAAGCACTTTTTGTTTTCAAGAAATAACTGATGAGCAATGGAAATGGTGCTTAAATTTTATAACCCTGGGAAGTCAAAGTCTTCAAGCTTATGACGAATATAAAAAGGTTGAGGTAATGGACGATGGACTTTTTAAAGTGGAAAGTAGACAAATTGCAATGATGCACCGGCTGAGCATTGGGACTATCGTCAGCGATTCTATGTTAATGGTGAAATATGTAACTGGGGGATTTATCGGCACTATTGAAGAATGGTTTCTAAGTAAGTTGAAACCGGGAGACAGTTTTGTATTTGCTGGAAGAACTTTGGAATTGGTCCGTCTGCGACAAATGGTTGCCCAAGTGAGAAAGTCCACACGTAAATCGGGGAAAGTGGCCAGTTTTCTGGGAGGAAGATTACCCCTGTCTTCTCAAATGAGCCAAATTTTAAGGGAGGAAATGCAGAGTGAGGCCGATCATAAACGGAATACGCCAGAATTAAAAGCACTTGCCCATATTTTCGACCGCCAGGAAAGAGAGAGTATAGTTCCAGGTGAAAATGAATTTCTAATAGAAACTTTTAAGACTCGCGACGGCTACCATTCTCTTTTCTACCCATTTGAAGGGCGTTTTGTACATGAGGCGATGAGTAGTTTGCTGGCATATCGCATTAGTTTGCTCTCTCCTATTTCATTTTCTCTTGCCTACAATGATTACGGTTTTGAGCTTTTAAGTGATCAATATTTGAATATTCAGACCATTCTGGACAACGATCTATTTTCTCCTGAATATCTTTATGATGATCTTTATAAAAGTTTAAATTCTACCGAGCTCGCCCGTCGAAAATTTAGGGATATCGCAGTAATAAGTGGAATGGTTTTTCAAGGATATCCCAATAAAGTAATTAAGACGAAACACTTGCAGAGCAACAGTCAACTGCTTTTCGATGTTTTCCGAGATTATGAAGCGGATAATCTTTTATACCTTCAAGCATACCGTGAAACGTTTGAACATCAATTGGAGGAGGGACGATTACGGAAAGCACTGGAGCGGATCAATTCACAAAAAATTATTTGGCGACAATGTGAAAAGGCCACACCATTTAGTTTTCCTATAATTACCGATGGTCTTCGTGCAAAACTTTCTTCAGAAAAACTGGCTGATAGAATTAAGAAGATGACTTTAAAATTGGAAAAGGAATAA
- a CDS encoding endonuclease domain-containing protein: MKKQIHNRKEMEVYRKHLRNHNTSAEAFLWNYLKGSKLDGRKFRRQHSINHYIVDFYCPSEKLIIELDGQVHFNSNAEEYDRKREKDLEELGFTIIRFENKMVFDFLPSVLKDIKDHFKKEP, translated from the coding sequence ATGAAAAAGCAAATCCACAATCGTAAGGAAATGGAGGTTTACAGAAAACACCTCCGTAACCACAATACGTCAGCAGAAGCTTTTTTATGGAATTATTTAAAAGGATCAAAACTTGATGGGCGGAAATTTAGACGGCAACATAGCATCAATCATTATATAGTAGATTTCTACTGTCCTTCGGAAAAATTAATTATCGAACTTGATGGACAAGTTCATTTCAACAGTAATGCAGAAGAATATGACAGAAAACGAGAAAAAGATTTAGAGGAATTGGGATTTACCATAATTAGATTTGAAAATAAAATGGTTTTTGATTTTCTACCTTCGGTTCTTAAGGATATAAAAGACCATTTTAAAAAGGAACCATAA
- the dgt gene encoding dGTP triphosphohydrolase — MQWEQLLSLRKQGDKTKRLRAEENETRLGFEVDYDRVIFSSAFRSLQDKTQVIPLSKTSFVHTRLTHSLEVSVVGRSLGRTVGKSILEKHSRLAHKDGYQFNDFGGIVAAAALAHDIGNPPFGHSGEKAIGDYFLNGNGRRFEDYLSEKEYQDLIDFEGNANGFKILTESKNGVQGGLRLTYATLGAFMKYPKQSLPKQPSTYVGDKKFGVFQSEVPFFKEVVEELGLLRRNANHSYARHPLAFLVEAADDICYTIIDFEDGINLGLIEEEMALEYLINLVRENLKTEIYYQLETPPDRLAYLRALAINTLVSEASAVFLKNEEAILNGTFSDALLDSSQYKAQIADIIKISVEKIYRSKEVQEKEIAGYNILTTLLDGSTTAFENYHNGVARPYDTLLLRTVSPKLTKFDSAYEYLMECCSYISRLTDGSAVQIFKKIRGSL; from the coding sequence ATGCAGTGGGAACAGTTGTTATCTCTGAGGAAACAAGGGGACAAAACCAAGAGGTTACGAGCGGAAGAAAATGAAACCCGTCTTGGTTTTGAAGTGGATTACGATCGAGTGATCTTTTCTTCTGCCTTTAGAAGTCTGCAGGATAAAACCCAGGTTATCCCACTTTCCAAAACTTCATTTGTCCACACCCGTCTCACCCATAGTCTTGAAGTTTCTGTTGTGGGACGCTCCTTAGGAAGAACGGTTGGCAAATCCATTCTAGAAAAACATTCTAGGCTTGCTCATAAAGATGGTTATCAGTTTAATGATTTTGGAGGAATTGTGGCTGCCGCTGCGCTGGCTCACGATATAGGAAATCCGCCTTTTGGTCACAGTGGAGAAAAGGCCATTGGCGATTATTTTCTAAACGGGAACGGTAGGCGTTTTGAAGACTATCTTTCCGAAAAGGAATATCAAGATCTGATTGATTTTGAAGGGAATGCCAACGGCTTTAAAATTCTGACAGAATCTAAGAACGGAGTTCAGGGTGGATTACGGCTCACTTATGCAACTTTGGGCGCCTTTATGAAGTACCCAAAACAATCCCTCCCAAAACAACCATCTACATATGTGGGAGATAAAAAATTCGGTGTTTTTCAAAGTGAAGTTCCATTTTTTAAAGAAGTAGTTGAAGAACTTGGTCTTTTACGAAGAAACGCAAATCATTCCTATGCTCGACATCCCCTTGCATTTCTCGTGGAAGCCGCCGATGATATATGTTATACTATAATTGATTTTGAGGACGGTATAAACTTAGGATTAATTGAAGAAGAAATGGCGCTGGAATACTTGATCAATCTAGTGCGTGAAAATTTAAAAACAGAGATTTATTATCAGCTAGAAACGCCACCAGATCGATTGGCATATCTTCGTGCTCTGGCTATAAACACCTTGGTTTCTGAGGCATCGGCTGTTTTTCTAAAAAATGAAGAGGCTATTTTAAATGGAACATTCTCCGATGCCCTTTTGGATAGCAGTCAATATAAAGCCCAGATTGCGGATATAATTAAAATAAGTGTTGAAAAAATTTATCGGAGTAAAGAGGTTCAGGAAAAAGAGATTGCAGGATACAATATATTAACAACACTTCTTGATGGATCTACAACCGCATTTGAGAATTACCATAACGGTGTAGCAAGACCCTACGATACTCTGTTGTTGCGGACTGTTTCGCCTAAACTTACAAAATTTGATTCTGCCTATGAATATTTAATGGAATGTTGCAGTTACATCTCCAGACTTACTGATGGCAGCGCTGTGCAAATATTCAAAAAGATTAGAGGCTCTCTTTAA
- a CDS encoding ATP-dependent DNA ligase: MKQFAQLIKKLDSTNKTNEKVAALTAYFQEADADDKLWTIAILSHRRPKRPVNTTLLRQWATEISGIPLWLFEESYHIVGDLAETIALILPTSKEHSDKSLSEFVSEIITLRTLPEEEKKKYLHENWLALNYFERFVFNKILTGSFRIGVSQKLMTRALSKATGIDEDILAYKLMGDWTPETTSYKKLILEENEEDYLSKPYPFYLAYAVEDNFQEELGPISDWSFEHKWDGIRSQVIVRNDEVFVWSRGEELVTDKYPEYQDFLKVIPNGTVLDGEILPFGEGEIGNFNSLQTRIGRKNISKALLKKTPVILNAYDLLEWEGKDIRQKPFVERRQILDKLISGINSSEIGLYLSQTMNFDTWEAAAVERMLSREKRSEGLMLKRKDSPYLVGRKKGDWWKWKIDPFTVDAVLTYAMRGHGRRANLYTDYTFALWEDGELVTFAKAYSGLTDAEFRQLDSWIKNNTLERFGPVRSVTPHHVFEIAFEGIAESSRHKSGIAVRFPRMLRWRKDKPVEEANTLDDLKALIPK; this comes from the coding sequence ATGAAACAATTCGCACAACTCATAAAGAAGCTGGACAGCACCAACAAAACAAATGAAAAAGTAGCTGCCCTTACTGCATATTTCCAAGAAGCAGATGCAGATGATAAGTTGTGGACCATAGCCATTCTCTCGCACCGGCGGCCAAAACGTCCCGTGAACACTACCCTTTTGAGACAATGGGCTACAGAAATTAGTGGGATTCCGCTCTGGCTTTTTGAAGAGAGTTATCATATTGTTGGAGATTTGGCGGAAACAATTGCATTAATCTTACCTACTTCTAAAGAACATTCTGATAAATCCCTTTCTGAATTTGTTTCAGAAATTATCACGCTTCGTACTCTTCCCGAAGAAGAAAAAAAGAAATACCTCCACGAAAATTGGCTGGCACTAAATTATTTTGAACGATTCGTTTTCAACAAAATTCTTACAGGAAGTTTTAGAATCGGAGTTAGCCAAAAACTTATGACTCGGGCCCTTTCCAAAGCCACAGGAATTGATGAGGACATTCTCGCCTATAAGTTGATGGGCGATTGGACACCTGAAACGACCTCTTATAAAAAACTGATTCTCGAAGAAAATGAAGAAGATTATTTGAGCAAACCTTATCCTTTCTATCTGGCCTATGCCGTTGAAGATAATTTTCAAGAAGAGTTAGGACCTATTTCCGATTGGAGCTTTGAACATAAATGGGACGGCATTCGAAGCCAAGTTATTGTTCGAAACGACGAAGTCTTTGTCTGGTCGCGAGGCGAAGAATTGGTAACGGATAAATATCCCGAATATCAGGATTTTTTAAAAGTAATACCTAATGGAACCGTTTTGGATGGAGAAATTCTTCCATTTGGTGAAGGTGAAATTGGAAATTTTAATTCCCTTCAAACCAGAATAGGTAGAAAAAACATATCAAAAGCATTATTAAAGAAAACCCCCGTAATCCTTAATGCTTACGACTTATTGGAGTGGGAAGGAAAGGATATTCGTCAAAAGCCTTTTGTGGAACGACGGCAGATTCTGGATAAATTGATTTCGGGAATAAATTCTTCAGAAATTGGACTTTATTTAAGTCAAACCATGAATTTCGATACTTGGGAAGCCGCCGCAGTAGAGCGAATGCTTTCAAGAGAAAAGCGAAGTGAAGGTTTAATGCTGAAAAGGAAGGATTCACCTTATTTAGTAGGAAGAAAAAAAGGAGATTGGTGGAAATGGAAAATAGATCCTTTCACCGTTGATGCCGTATTAACCTACGCTATGCGTGGACACGGCCGTCGTGCAAATCTGTACACTGACTACACCTTCGCCCTTTGGGAAGACGGCGAACTAGTAACTTTTGCGAAAGCATATTCGGGTCTAACCGATGCAGAGTTCCGCCAATTGGATTCCTGGATCAAGAACAATACCCTTGAGCGCTTCGGCCCCGTACGTAGCGTAACTCCCCACCACGTTTTTGAGATCGCTTTTGAAGGAATAGCAGAAAGCAGTAGACATAAAAGCGGAATAGCCGTGCGGTTCCCGAGAATGCTGCGGTGGCGGAAGGATAAACCTGTGGAGGAGGCGAATACTTTGGATGATTTGAAGGCACTTATTCCGAAGTAA
- a CDS encoding ligase-associated DNA damage response exonuclease yields the protein MRKPLLIFNDKGIYCQQANVYIDAWRPVDKCIVTHGHADHSRWGHKEYITHHNNVPIIKHRLGEIEVTGKEWNETFTINGVKFSLHPAGHIIASSQVRVEYKGEVWVFTGDFKTEDDGLAEPYEPIKCHTFITECTFGLPAFKWEAQAEVFKDINEWWATNKEEGRTSILFGYSLGKAQRLLKHLDTSIGKIYTHGAVENMTEVVRPYYDLPPTTLITRETSKEEIKGNIIVAPPSAHGSTWIRRFVPFVTASASGWMTFRGARRRRAIDRGFVLSDHADWEGLLTAIDATGCEKIITTHGYTDIFSRYLREELGYDARTEKTQYEEEGSETGTSTPLSDHNSAPKINDEI from the coding sequence ATGAGAAAACCACTTCTTATTTTTAATGATAAAGGCATCTATTGTCAACAAGCCAATGTATATATCGATGCTTGGCGACCTGTTGACAAATGCATAGTCACCCATGGCCACGCAGATCATAGCCGATGGGGACACAAAGAATATATTACCCACCATAATAATGTTCCTATAATAAAGCACAGATTGGGAGAAATTGAGGTTACTGGAAAAGAATGGAACGAAACTTTTACAATAAACGGGGTTAAATTCTCCCTACATCCTGCCGGTCATATTATTGCATCTTCACAAGTAAGAGTAGAATATAAAGGGGAAGTCTGGGTTTTTACGGGCGATTTTAAAACCGAGGATGATGGGCTGGCAGAACCTTACGAACCTATAAAATGCCACACTTTTATTACCGAGTGTACCTTTGGTCTTCCAGCGTTTAAATGGGAAGCACAAGCGGAAGTATTTAAGGACATCAATGAATGGTGGGCAACAAATAAAGAAGAAGGACGTACTTCCATTCTTTTTGGTTATAGTCTGGGAAAAGCTCAGCGACTTTTAAAACATTTGGACACCTCCATAGGAAAAATCTACACTCATGGAGCAGTAGAGAATATGACTGAAGTAGTCCGTCCATATTACGATTTACCTCCAACGACTCTAATTACACGTGAAACTTCCAAAGAAGAAATAAAAGGAAATATTATTGTGGCCCCGCCAAGCGCGCACGGAAGCACATGGATCAGACGGTTTGTTCCCTTTGTCACTGCTTCAGCCAGCGGTTGGATGACTTTTCGGGGTGCCAGAAGACGCCGGGCCATCGACAGAGGATTTGTTTTAAGCGATCATGCCGATTGGGAAGGATTGCTTACTGCAATAGATGCTACGGGCTGCGAAAAAATAATTACAACCCATGGTTACACGGATATATTTTCAAGGTATTTACGGGAAGAATTAGGCTACGATGCAAGAACAGAAAAAACCCAATATGAAGAAGAAGGATCTGAAACAGGCACTTCGACTCCGCTCAGTGACCACAATTCGGCTCCAAAGATAAATGACGAAATATGA
- a CDS encoding TerB family tellurite resistance protein, which yields MSFTDLFESGEHSRNLSHFAAIANMATVNGKLGVEEEKMLKQFAEKLDIDEREYEKVLKNPSIFPINPPNSAEERLERMHDLFKIIFADNVIDDHERFLIEKYAIGLGYTVAQARELIEKSIRIYTGGLSFEDYRYLLNR from the coding sequence ATGTCATTTACAGATTTATTTGAGAGTGGGGAGCATTCACGTAATTTGAGTCACTTTGCGGCAATTGCTAATATGGCTACAGTAAACGGAAAGTTGGGTGTTGAAGAGGAAAAGATGTTGAAGCAATTTGCTGAGAAATTGGATATCGATGAAAGGGAATATGAGAAAGTCCTAAAAAACCCCAGTATCTTTCCAATCAATCCTCCCAATTCTGCAGAGGAAAGATTAGAGCGGATGCATGACCTGTTTAAGATTATTTTTGCTGATAACGTAATAGATGACCATGAGCGTTTTCTTATCGAGAAATATGCCATAGGACTTGGATATACTGTTGCTCAGGCCCGAGAGCTTATAGAAAAATCCATACGTATTTATACCGGCGGATTGAGTTTTGAGGATTATCGATATCTACTGAATAGATAA